From a single Deltaproteobacteria bacterium genomic region:
- a CDS encoding extracellular solute-binding protein, giving the protein MRASLGNDSYEKSFRLLILSAVLSRDWAFGAEAKPAWRVEWDKTVAAAEKEGALSLYIFEAGPLTEDTVHAFERAYPKIKVNQLRGRGNDLGPRILAERRGGKYLVDLFAGGKGTALGTLYLGKILDPIKPLLLLPEVLDETKWYRRELKFVDPENKFIFAYIGNAGGVEINYNSSLVNAKEFTSYWDLIQPKWKGKITATDPRTRGMDNPVLFFYYHAKLGPDFIRKLYGDLEVTISRDYRQPVDWLASGRYALCIPCVSDEMDKAMDQKLPVGQILNLKEGGTLSSSGGTLTLLQNAPHPNAAKVFVNWLLSREGQTIVQKGRKGRTRTASNSLRIDIPKHDLPDEVQRRDGVDYFDADNDNFSDRRPADKLFNEIFGKSK; this is encoded by the coding sequence GTGCGGGCCAGTTTAGGAAATGACTCTTATGAAAAAAGTTTTCGGTTGTTGATCTTGTCGGCGGTTTTGAGTCGCGATTGGGCGTTTGGCGCCGAAGCCAAACCTGCTTGGCGCGTGGAATGGGACAAGACCGTGGCAGCGGCGGAAAAAGAGGGCGCGCTTAGCCTCTATATATTCGAAGCCGGTCCGCTCACGGAGGATACCGTGCACGCGTTTGAGCGCGCCTATCCAAAAATCAAGGTGAACCAACTGCGCGGCCGCGGCAACGATCTCGGGCCGCGCATCCTGGCTGAGCGGCGCGGCGGCAAGTATCTCGTCGACCTATTTGCCGGCGGCAAGGGCACGGCGCTGGGGACGCTTTATCTCGGCAAGATCTTGGACCCGATCAAGCCGCTGTTGCTGCTGCCGGAAGTATTAGACGAAACCAAATGGTATCGCCGCGAGCTTAAGTTTGTCGATCCGGAAAATAAATTCATCTTCGCCTACATTGGCAACGCCGGCGGTGTGGAGATCAACTACAATTCATCACTGGTCAATGCCAAAGAGTTTACCTCTTATTGGGATCTGATTCAGCCCAAGTGGAAGGGCAAGATCACCGCCACCGACCCGCGCACCCGCGGCATGGACAACCCGGTTTTGTTTTTCTACTACCACGCAAAGCTTGGTCCCGATTTTATTCGCAAGCTCTACGGCGACCTGGAAGTAACCATCTCGCGCGACTATCGCCAACCGGTGGATTGGCTGGCGTCGGGGCGCTACGCCTTGTGCATTCCTTGTGTTTCCGACGAGATGGATAAAGCGATGGACCAAAAACTACCGGTGGGGCAGATCCTCAACCTAAAGGAGGGCGGCACCTTGAGCTCTTCCGGCGGGACGCTAACGCTGCTGCAAAACGCGCCCCATCCCAACGCGGCGAAGGTTTTCGTCAACTGGCTGCTGTCACGGGAAGGCCAAACTATCGTGCAAAAAGGCCGCAAAGGCCGTACCCGCACGGCGTCAAATTCACTGCGCATCGATATCCCCAAGCACGATCTGCCAGACGAAGTGCAGCGCCGCGATGGCGTCGATTATTTCGATGCCGACAATGATAACTTTTCCGACCGCCGCCCGGCCGACAAACTGTTCAACGAGATATTTGGCAAGTCCAAGTAA
- a CDS encoding ABC transporter substrate-binding protein codes for MSLKPMSRLICVAASLSLAIAIAAAGVADGQDPKLSTLRLGGGSFTTTAAQANGLFAKYGLRVEIPRSEAGGSEEVRRWLASGEIDLADYGVDNAVAMVENAGADVIVVAATDYTPTELMVQPEIKSLADLKSRIVIVDAPNTQNALALKKILSTVGLQAGSDYEMKEVGGTGARIAAMLKQKEYAATMASGQTAAQARHGGLVSLASTVNIFGPMLRYGVFTPRQWAKENSDLLTRYLRHRSRRSAGCSLRLTKRK; via the coding sequence ATGTCATTGAAGCCGATGAGTCGCTTGATTTGTGTAGCCGCGTCCTTGTCCCTAGCAATCGCCATCGCTGCGGCAGGAGTTGCCGACGGCCAAGATCCGAAGTTGTCCACCCTGCGGCTCGGCGGTGGCAGTTTTACCACTACTGCAGCGCAGGCCAACGGACTCTTCGCCAAATATGGTTTGCGGGTGGAGATTCCGCGTTCCGAGGCCGGCGGGTCGGAGGAAGTGCGTCGCTGGTTGGCCTCGGGAGAAATCGATCTCGCCGACTACGGCGTCGACAACGCGGTAGCCATGGTGGAGAACGCCGGCGCTGACGTGATTGTCGTCGCCGCCACTGACTACACCCCCACCGAGCTCATGGTCCAGCCGGAGATAAAGTCGCTTGCCGATCTAAAAAGTAGAATCGTCATTGTCGACGCACCTAACACGCAGAACGCACTGGCACTGAAAAAGATACTTTCCACGGTCGGCCTGCAGGCCGGCAGCGACTATGAGATGAAAGAGGTCGGCGGCACCGGGGCGCGCATCGCTGCGATGCTGAAGCAGAAAGAATACGCCGCGACCATGGCCTCGGGTCAGACGGCGGCGCAGGCGCGCCACGGTGGGCTGGTCAGTCTCGCGAGCACCGTAAACATTTTCGGTCCGATGCTGCGCTACGGCGTTTTCACGCCGCGTCAATGGGCAAAGGAAAATAGCGATCTTTTGACGCGCTACCTGCGGCACAGATCGAGGCGCAGCGCTGGCTGCTCACTCCGGCTAACAAAGAGAAAGTGA